A genomic segment from Alistipes senegalensis JC50 encodes:
- a CDS encoding IS1096 element passenger TnpR family protein: MSMVFRFRMLSDENDNFVRDYEVLYDTTLLDFHNFILRSLEYEDCMASFFTADDRWEKQREFTFMDMDDGSENAPVAMEKVTLGQIIHDRRDRLIYLFDLFGDRAYYLELTGAYEADKEASYPREIYAQAEAPDQYDPSKNRVDDEGSIFGEMMSDFNDFEGDDNYDDAY; the protein is encoded by the coding sequence ATGTCGATGGTTTTCCGATTCCGGATGTTGAGCGATGAGAACGACAATTTCGTGCGCGATTACGAGGTGCTGTACGATACGACGCTGCTCGATTTCCACAATTTCATCCTCCGATCGCTCGAATACGAGGATTGCATGGCTTCGTTTTTTACGGCCGACGACCGCTGGGAGAAACAGCGCGAATTTACCTTTATGGATATGGACGACGGCAGTGAGAACGCTCCGGTGGCTATGGAAAAGGTGACTTTGGGGCAGATCATTCACGACCGCCGCGACCGTCTGATCTATCTGTTCGACCTGTTCGGCGACCGGGCTTATTACTTGGAGCTGACCGGAGCTTACGAAGCCGACAAGGAAGCCTCCTACCCGCGTGAGATTTACGCCCAGGCCGAAGCTCCCGACCAGTACGACCCTTCGAAGAACCGTGTGGACGACGAAGGCTCGATCTTCGGCGAGATGATGAGCGATTTCAACGATTTCGAGGGCGACGACAACTACGACGATGCCTATTAA
- a CDS encoding acyl-CoA reductase gives MKNVIDLFSELGARLRGFGDDNATQAVMEAACRANGWFTPADVRRAVGAIARDMLSREKLEAWLGNYPAVPVAVPRRVLVVMAGNIPLVGFFDLLCTVVSGHRCLLKPSAKDTVLMEYVVGQLRDIDASVPVEFYDGVSPVDAVIATGSDNANRYFRARYAGIPSLLRGSRQSAAVLSGDETPEQLAGLADDIWAYSGLGCRSVSLLFLPEGYEPTLQMPDVNDKYKNNYRQTRALLTMQGRPFRDLGAAVAVEQRDFPAALSQISYTYYKTPDEVAGWLAMHDDELQCIVTECLPHSRRAAFGCAQSPALTDYPDDRDVIAWLAALN, from the coding sequence ATGAAGAACGTAATTGATCTCTTTTCCGAATTGGGGGCGCGTCTGCGCGGATTCGGCGACGACAATGCGACGCAGGCCGTTATGGAGGCTGCCTGCCGCGCTAACGGATGGTTTACGCCGGCCGATGTCCGCCGTGCCGTCGGGGCGATCGCCCGGGATATGCTGAGCCGTGAAAAGCTCGAAGCCTGGTTGGGGAACTACCCTGCCGTGCCGGTCGCCGTGCCGCGCCGCGTGTTGGTGGTCATGGCCGGGAACATTCCGCTCGTCGGTTTTTTCGACCTGTTGTGTACGGTCGTCAGCGGTCACCGCTGTCTGTTGAAACCCTCGGCCAAAGATACCGTGCTGATGGAGTATGTCGTCGGCCAGCTCCGGGACATCGACGCATCGGTGCCTGTGGAATTTTACGACGGAGTGTCGCCCGTCGATGCGGTGATCGCCACGGGCAGCGACAATGCCAACCGCTATTTCCGCGCCCGCTATGCCGGGATTCCCTCGCTGCTGCGGGGAAGCCGTCAGTCGGCTGCCGTGCTTTCGGGCGATGAAACGCCGGAGCAGCTGGCTGGATTGGCCGACGATATTTGGGCCTACTCCGGGTTGGGATGCCGCAGCGTGTCGCTGTTGTTCCTGCCCGAAGGATATGAACCGACGCTTCAGATGCCGGATGTAAACGACAAATACAAAAACAATTACCGTCAGACGCGGGCACTGCTCACGATGCAGGGACGGCCGTTCCGCGATCTGGGGGCTGCCGTGGCCGTCGAACAGCGGGATTTCCCGGCGGCTCTGAGTCAGATCTCCTACACGTATTACAAGACGCCGGACGAGGTCGCCGGATGGCTTGCGATGCACGACGACGAATTGCAGTGCATCGTCACCGAATGTCTCCCCCACAGCCGTCGCGCCGCTTTCGGATGCGCTCAGTCGCCCGCCCTGACCGATTATCCCGACGACCGGGATGTAATCGCGTGGCTGGCGGCGCTGAATTGA
- a CDS encoding nitroreductase family protein: protein MERNLKEALRHRRSYYELTPQSPIDDAQIEEIVRFAVKHVPSAFNSQSARLVLLLHEHHKAFWELVKRTLQAIVPEKAFAATEKKIDGSFASGYGTVLYFEDTEIVKGLQKQFPLYADNFPVWSEHTSAMHQLAVWTMLEDAGFGASLQHYNPLIDNEVREHWGLPGQWRLIAQMPFGIPAGEPQEKNFEPLDDRLRVFK, encoded by the coding sequence ATGGAAAGAAATCTGAAAGAGGCCCTGCGCCACCGCCGCAGCTATTACGAACTGACACCCCAATCCCCGATCGACGACGCACAGATCGAAGAAATCGTGCGTTTTGCCGTGAAACACGTTCCCTCGGCATTCAACTCGCAGTCGGCACGCCTCGTGCTGCTGCTGCACGAACACCACAAGGCATTCTGGGAGTTGGTGAAGCGAACGCTGCAAGCCATCGTCCCGGAAAAGGCGTTCGCTGCCACGGAGAAAAAAATCGACGGCAGTTTTGCATCGGGCTACGGTACGGTGCTCTATTTCGAAGATACGGAAATCGTGAAAGGACTTCAGAAACAGTTCCCGCTTTACGCTGACAACTTCCCCGTCTGGTCCGAACATACTTCGGCAATGCACCAGCTGGCGGTATGGACGATGCTCGAAGACGCCGGATTCGGAGCCTCGCTCCAGCATTACAATCCGCTGATCGACAACGAGGTCCGCGAACATTGGGGATTGCCGGGACAATGGCGACTAATAGCCCAGATGCCGTTCGGCATTCCGGCCGGCGAACCTCAGGAGAAGAATTTCGAGCCGTTGGATGACCGCCTGCGCGTCTTCAAATAA
- a CDS encoding site-specific integrase, with translation MSVSINAICRKDRINQNRTTNIYLRFTVNRRSRYVSTGINIPADDWDFDTQTLKTQNPAVQLRIYEQIEKYDKRVKRLEALEVPVTLDNVLETDGRRVYCTIAEYFRRTITQLESVGKIGSASKHKVTFSLLQQFRSTNIRFDEITVGYLRDFELFLMKKGNKSNSIATKFSVLKAVYNKALAEGIFTTPHSPFLQFKIGRLWTATRKRAIRKEDVQRLMQSEIPADGSAYLDFARDIFLFSYLSAGINFKDIATLRYCDMDEERIYYARHKTSKEMTCHLSEQSKAIIGKYAKSDHADEDYIFPILDRRIHKTEQQIYDRVRKVLKHVNKALHEWSRLLGLKIELTTYVARHTFATVLKRSGVNIAIISESLGHSDLSTTQIYLDSFENSQIDAAMQNLL, from the coding sequence ATGAGTGTCAGCATTAATGCCATTTGCAGAAAAGACCGCATCAATCAAAACCGCACTACGAACATCTACCTGCGTTTTACCGTCAATCGCCGCAGCCGCTATGTAAGCACGGGAATCAATATCCCCGCCGACGATTGGGATTTCGACACCCAAACGCTTAAAACGCAGAATCCCGCCGTTCAGCTACGGATTTACGAGCAAATCGAGAAATACGACAAGCGCGTCAAACGGCTCGAAGCGTTGGAGGTTCCCGTAACGCTGGATAACGTTCTGGAAACCGACGGACGGAGGGTCTATTGCACGATAGCCGAATATTTCCGCCGCACGATTACACAGTTGGAATCGGTGGGTAAAATCGGCTCGGCATCGAAACACAAGGTCACGTTTTCACTCCTGCAACAATTCCGCTCGACCAATATCCGTTTCGACGAAATTACGGTCGGCTACCTGCGTGATTTCGAACTGTTCCTAATGAAAAAGGGTAACAAGAGCAATTCGATAGCCACGAAATTCAGCGTTCTGAAAGCCGTCTATAACAAGGCTCTTGCCGAGGGGATTTTCACCACGCCGCACAGTCCGTTTCTGCAATTCAAAATCGGACGGTTGTGGACAGCCACCCGCAAACGCGCCATCCGCAAGGAGGATGTGCAACGGCTGATGCAGTCGGAGATACCCGCCGACGGTTCGGCCTATCTGGATTTCGCACGGGACATTTTCCTGTTTTCGTACCTCTCGGCAGGCATCAATTTCAAGGACATCGCCACCCTGCGTTACTGCGACATGGACGAGGAAAGAATCTACTATGCCCGCCACAAAACCAGCAAGGAGATGACCTGCCACCTCTCGGAGCAGTCGAAAGCGATTATCGGCAAATACGCCAAATCCGACCATGCGGACGAGGATTATATTTTTCCGATACTCGACCGCCGTATACACAAGACCGAGCAACAGATTTACGACCGAGTGCGCAAGGTGCTGAAACATGTGAACAAGGCCCTGCACGAGTGGAGCCGATTATTGGGGCTGAAAATCGAACTGACTACCTATGTCGCCCGTCACACGTTTGCAACGGTTTTGAAGCGGTCGGGAGTGAATATTGCCATCATTTCCGAATCGCTCGGCCATTCCGATTTATCGACCACCCAAATCTATTTGGATAGCTTCGAGAACAGCCAAATCGACGCGGCAATGCAGAACCTTTTGTAA
- a CDS encoding AAA family ATPase, producing the protein MIIQKLILHNWKNFQNVEVSLSERCFIIGANAAGKSNLIDALRFLRDIAKQSGGLQTAVEDRGGVTKIRCLAARTSTNIVIDVELGEPDSNIPTWRYKLDFAHVGGGIIKKQATILSETVWHNKKVVLERKKSSKDEDSETLKYTHLEQITANRQFREIQIFFQNIEYLNVVPQLIRESGSYLQTQSKEDFYGRNFLEKLAKINDRTRTAYFNRVNEILKYAVPQLDKLQFIKDDNGIPHLEARYVHWRAQGSKQQEMQFSDGTLRLIGFLFALLYSSGVVLLEEPEINLHAGIVKQLPEFISKLQRYKSKQIIITTHSYDILSNEGISTKEVLVLEPSKEGTIVKTVSEIPEIQRIVDAGFSIADATISATTPQGIGKFTQLTLNF; encoded by the coding sequence ATGATAATTCAAAAACTAATATTGCACAACTGGAAAAACTTTCAGAATGTAGAAGTTTCTCTTTCAGAAAGATGTTTTATCATTGGCGCAAATGCCGCAGGCAAATCAAATTTAATTGATGCGTTGCGTTTTTTGAGGGATATTGCTAAGCAATCGGGAGGTTTACAAACAGCAGTAGAAGATAGAGGAGGAGTAACCAAAATACGCTGTTTGGCGGCTCGTACAAGTACAAATATTGTAATAGATGTAGAGTTAGGAGAACCAGATTCTAATATTCCTACTTGGAGATACAAGCTCGATTTTGCACATGTAGGAGGTGGAATTATAAAGAAGCAAGCTACAATTCTATCTGAAACTGTCTGGCATAATAAAAAAGTAGTACTTGAAAGAAAGAAAAGTTCAAAGGACGAGGATTCTGAAACTTTAAAATATACTCATTTAGAGCAAATAACAGCAAACAGACAATTTCGAGAAATACAAATATTTTTTCAGAATATTGAATATCTGAATGTTGTTCCTCAATTAATTAGAGAGTCTGGCTCTTATTTGCAAACACAGAGTAAAGAAGATTTTTATGGACGAAATTTTCTTGAAAAGTTAGCAAAAATTAATGATCGTACACGAACTGCTTATTTCAATAGAGTAAATGAAATATTGAAATATGCTGTTCCTCAATTAGACAAATTACAATTCATAAAAGATGACAATGGTATCCCTCATTTAGAAGCAAGATATGTTCATTGGCGAGCACAAGGAAGCAAACAACAGGAAATGCAATTTTCTGATGGTACGTTACGTTTAATTGGTTTTTTGTTTGCTTTGTTATACAGTTCGGGCGTTGTTTTATTAGAAGAACCTGAGATTAATTTACATGCTGGAATTGTAAAACAGTTACCTGAATTTATTTCAAAATTACAACGATATAAATCAAAGCAAATAATTATAACTACCCACAGCTACGATATATTAAGCAACGAGGGCATAAGTACAAAAGAGGTTTTAGTTTTAGAACCGAGTAAGGAAGGAACTATTGTGAAGACAGTTTCGGAAATACCTGAAATTCAAAGAATTGTTGATGCTGGATTTTCCATCGCAGATGCAACCATATCTGCAACAACACCTCAGGGAATTGGTAAATTTACTCAGCTAACACTAAATTTCTAA
- a CDS encoding DUF4276 family protein has protein sequence MNAAIVGEDQVTREIIKKLISIYAPHLTQLNEIPARGSQALNAVNVERYNKLALSIPVILLTDLDDTLCAPMKKQEILHGIEQNPLFIINVAVEEAEAWLMADKNNFISYFCVEDKIPNAEMCRMHGRNERIETIYEYKPSLYMTNYIKKCGKRVIISENGSC, from the coding sequence ATGAATGCAGCCATAGTTGGGGAAGACCAAGTAACAAGAGAAATAATAAAAAAATTAATCTCTATATATGCCCCACATTTAACTCAACTTAATGAAATACCAGCACGAGGAAGCCAAGCATTAAACGCTGTTAATGTTGAAAGATATAATAAATTAGCTTTAAGCATCCCTGTTATATTATTAACGGATTTAGATGATACTCTATGTGCACCAATGAAAAAGCAAGAGATTTTACATGGCATAGAGCAAAATCCATTATTTATTATAAATGTCGCAGTAGAAGAAGCTGAAGCATGGTTAATGGCAGATAAAAATAATTTCATATCTTATTTTTGTGTTGAAGATAAAATTCCTAATGCAGAAATGTGTAGGATGCATGGAAGAAATGAAAGAATAGAAACTATATATGAATATAAGCCAAGTTTATATATGACGAACTATATTAAAAAATGCGGAAAAAGAGTAATAATATCGGAGAATGGTTCCTGCTAA
- a CDS encoding IS110 family transposase, whose protein sequence is MRYIGIDVSKATFVVAYSSDKGGEIRTFNNTTAGIRQFIGTLPKDGSIHCVMEATGNYSALLLYMLNVAGITVSMENPLKVKNFAKAMLSTIKTDKSDARLITLYGEKMNPRPFKVQGEAILRLRQKRTVIRQLTKQITAMSNLRGSLACLPVPDKGATHTVDETIKFLEKKRDRLQSELTDLVEVEFSRQLALLTTIKGIGITLATALIITTGGFTYFQNAKQVSRYLGICPTYEQSGTSVNIKGHINRNGDAYTRGLLYIAAWPASRFNAQCKETYTRLRQNGKSGKLAMIAVANKLVRQAFAVVAHDKEYVDGFVSNRP, encoded by the coding sequence ATGAGGTACATTGGAATCGACGTGAGCAAGGCTACATTCGTGGTAGCTTACTCCTCCGACAAAGGCGGGGAGATCCGTACTTTTAACAACACGACCGCTGGTATCAGACAGTTTATCGGGACTCTCCCCAAAGATGGCAGTATCCACTGTGTTATGGAGGCGACAGGGAACTACAGTGCCTTGCTGCTGTATATGCTCAATGTCGCCGGAATTACTGTCAGCATGGAGAATCCGCTGAAGGTAAAGAACTTCGCCAAAGCCATGCTCTCTACGATCAAGACCGATAAGAGCGATGCACGACTCATTACCTTGTACGGAGAGAAGATGAACCCGCGTCCTTTCAAGGTCCAGGGAGAGGCCATCCTGCGGCTCCGACAGAAAAGAACCGTCATTCGCCAACTTACTAAGCAGATTACCGCCATGTCGAACCTTCGTGGCTCTCTCGCATGTCTGCCTGTCCCGGACAAAGGTGCAACTCATACCGTAGACGAAACGATCAAGTTCCTTGAAAAGAAGCGTGACAGGCTTCAGTCGGAACTCACGGATCTTGTCGAAGTCGAGTTCAGCCGGCAACTCGCACTCCTGACAACCATCAAAGGTATAGGCATAACGCTCGCCACGGCGCTCATCATCACTACCGGAGGATTCACTTACTTCCAGAATGCCAAGCAGGTGTCCCGCTATCTCGGTATCTGTCCCACTTACGAACAATCCGGAACTTCGGTAAACATCAAAGGGCATATCAACCGAAACGGAGACGCATACACCAGAGGACTTCTCTATATCGCCGCTTGGCCTGCCAGTAGGTTCAATGCCCAATGCAAAGAGACTTATACGAGGCTCAGGCAAAACGGAAAGTCGGGAAAACTCGCTATGATCGCTGTCGCAAATAAACTCGTCAGGCAGGCTTTTGCTGTTGTTGCGCACGATAAAGAATATGTCGACGGATTCGTCTCCAACAGACCTTAG